From the genome of Anopheles moucheti chromosome 3, idAnoMoucSN_F20_07, whole genome shotgun sequence, one region includes:
- the LOC128303632 gene encoding uncharacterized protein LOC128303632, translated as MAQPLVNSCCRCYSLRSGSIATGIVGILLSIISIILIFTVRIDFKTILMDWLPQNVVKIIYALNLVMTILISLLMIMGVMKKNHFFMMPWVVLGLMLAIGLLISVIYNAVVYFIDGYILGGSLWLAIGLLAVVIYVYLWIVVYSYFVSLKNENDRGRYSKQPYRR; from the exons ATGGCACAACCGCTGGTCAATTCCTGCTGCCGGTGCTACTCGCTCCGCAGTGGATCTATCGCGACCGGCATCGTCGGCATACTGCTGTCGATCATCTCCATCATACTGATCTTCACCGTGCGGATCGACTTCAAAACCATCCTGATGGACTGGCTGCCCCAGAACGTGGTGAAAATCATCTACGCGCTGAACCTGGTCATGACCATCTTGATCTCGCTGCTGATGATCATGGGCGTGATGAAG AAAAACCATTTCTTCATGATGCCGTGGGTCGTGCTGGGGCTGATGCTTGCGATTGGGCTGCTCATTAGCGTGATTTACAATGCGGTCGTTTACTTCATCGATGGCTACATTTTGGGTGGTTCGCTTTGGCTTGCGATTGGGTTGCTTGCTGTTG TTATATACGTGTACCTGTGGATCGTAGTGTATAGTTACTTTGTGtcgttgaaaaatgaaaacgatcGTGGCCGTTACTCGAAGCAACCGTATCGCCGATAG